The following coding sequences are from one uncultured Devosia sp. window:
- a CDS encoding IclR family transcriptional regulator, producing MTTEDDGDRYRAPALDKGLDILELLAATADGLSQAEIAKALDRTPNEIYRMLDRLVRRNYVRRTLEDRYEITLKLFELAHARPPITRMISQAMPVLRNFALKAEQAVHLVVQDRSILVVIAQVDGPGYWNVSIRIGSRIGLVNTGSGHVFLAFSTPEERKLLLEEQDMATLPKGLEARLETVREQGYETMPSAQVSGVSNLSVPIFGPLGSVIAVLTCPYTQRLDKLDAPAMTAALKLLQQAGQDISNRTTPEQ from the coding sequence GTGACCACCGAGGATGATGGGGACCGCTATCGGGCGCCGGCTCTGGACAAGGGGCTGGACATTCTCGAACTGCTGGCGGCGACGGCGGATGGGTTGAGCCAGGCAGAGATTGCCAAGGCGCTGGACCGGACGCCGAACGAAATCTACCGCATGCTCGACCGGCTGGTGCGGCGCAATTATGTGCGGCGGACGCTGGAAGATCGCTACGAGATCACGCTGAAACTGTTCGAGCTGGCCCATGCCCGGCCGCCGATCACCCGGATGATCAGCCAAGCCATGCCGGTGCTGCGAAATTTCGCGCTCAAGGCCGAGCAGGCGGTGCATCTGGTGGTGCAGGACCGCAGCATTCTCGTCGTCATCGCCCAGGTGGACGGGCCGGGCTACTGGAATGTGTCGATCCGGATCGGGTCGCGGATTGGTCTCGTCAACACCGGCTCAGGCCATGTTTTCCTGGCGTTTTCGACGCCGGAAGAGCGTAAGCTCCTGTTGGAGGAGCAGGATATGGCAACGCTGCCCAAGGGTCTGGAGGCACGGCTGGAGACGGTGCGGGAGCAGGGTTACGAGACCATGCCCAGTGCCCAGGTTTCGGGCGTTTCCAACCTGTCGGTGCCGATCTTCGGACCGCTTGGCTCGGTGATTGCCGTCCTCACCTGCCCCTATACGCAGCGCCTCGACAAGCTCGACGCGCCGGCCATGACGGCGGCGCTGAAGCTGTTGCAGCAGGCCGGACAGGACATTTCAAACCGGACGACGCCGGAACAATAG
- a CDS encoding amidohydrolase: MRILDTHLHLIYPDRFTYPWLSGATAINKAWSVEDYFAEAAPLGIESALHMEVDVAEKDMLAESEFVLTLPRVAGAIAACRPESMGFVDQIERLSEHAHVKGVRRILHESDNELSQSDLFVENIRHLPDYDLSFDLCVRADQLPVGQMLVERAPDVSFILDHCGVPDILGAGLDPWRENIKRISKLPNLNAKVSGVVAYAGKDWTVETIRPYVEHIIECFGWDRVVWGSDHPVVTLTGSLTRWVEATREIINGASQDEQAKLLHRNAERIYKV; this comes from the coding sequence ATGCGCATTCTCGATACCCATCTGCACCTCATCTATCCCGACCGTTTCACCTATCCCTGGCTCTCCGGTGCCACGGCCATCAACAAGGCCTGGAGCGTCGAGGACTATTTCGCCGAGGCCGCGCCGCTGGGTATTGAATCGGCGCTGCATATGGAAGTCGACGTGGCCGAAAAGGACATGCTGGCCGAGAGCGAATTCGTCCTCACCCTGCCTCGCGTTGCTGGCGCAATCGCCGCCTGCCGCCCGGAATCCATGGGATTTGTTGATCAGATCGAGCGCCTTAGCGAGCATGCCCATGTCAAGGGCGTGCGGCGGATCCTGCATGAATCGGACAATGAGCTCAGCCAGTCGGACCTGTTCGTCGAAAACATCCGCCACCTGCCTGACTATGACCTGAGCTTTGACCTCTGTGTGCGGGCGGACCAGTTGCCGGTGGGCCAGATGCTGGTCGAGCGAGCACCGGACGTCAGCTTCATCCTCGACCATTGCGGCGTGCCCGACATTCTGGGCGCAGGCCTCGATCCATGGCGGGAAAATATCAAGCGCATCAGCAAGTTGCCCAATCTCAACGCCAAGGTCTCAGGCGTCGTCGCCTATGCCGGCAAAGACTGGACAGTCGAGACGATCCGCCCCTATGTCGAGCACATTATCGAGTGCTTTGGCTGGGACCGCGTGGTCTGGGGCTCGGACCATCCGGTGGTGACGCTGACCGGCTCGCTGACCCGCTGGGTCGAGGCGACGCGGGAGATCATCAATGGCGCCAGCCAAGACGAGCAGGCCAAGCTGCTGCATCGCAATGCCGAGCGGATTTACAAGGTTTGA
- a CDS encoding L-rhamnose mutarotase yields the protein MQRYGSVIGVSAEQIAEYKRVHAAVWPDVLRQIKASNITNYSIFLREPENLLFAYYEYVGADHDGDMAKMAQDPRTQEWWAVCMPMQQPLDTRKDGEWWASTEEVFHVD from the coding sequence ATGCAGCGCTATGGTTCCGTGATCGGCGTCAGTGCCGAGCAGATCGCAGAATACAAGCGGGTCCATGCCGCTGTGTGGCCCGATGTGCTTCGGCAGATCAAGGCGAGCAATATCACCAATTACTCCATCTTCCTGAGAGAGCCGGAGAATCTGCTGTTCGCCTATTACGAATATGTCGGCGCGGACCACGACGGCGACATGGCGAAGATGGCCCAGGACCCGCGTACCCAGGAATGGTGGGCGGTCTGCATGCCGATGCAGCAGCCGCTCGATACCCGCAAGGACGGCGAGTGGTGGGCATCGACCGAAGAGGTTTTCCACGTCGATTAA
- a CDS encoding Gfo/Idh/MocA family oxidoreductase, producing MPIDVSSLRQSWPKPAKPRPIVIIGAGGIVNDAHMPAYRLAGFPVAGVFDLDGDKARALAAKWDMPAFATLEEAIATPGAVYDLALPPSAHLSVLPKLPDGATVLLQKPMGSDLAEGSAILKLCREKKLVAAVNFQLRFAPMMLAVKDAMDKGLLGKLIDTEVHLNLVTPWELFPFLKGMERVEIAVHSIHYFDLIRGFLGNPIGVHARTMGHPTTELAQTRTSALVDFDDGVRTTLSINHNHHFGRQFQDASFRFEGTEGAAMVKLGLLLNYPQGEADELWIARKGQAWQQVGLKGGWFPHAFIGTMSNLQRFASGEDEVLVTSVEDAWQTMALVEAAFVSAAAPATPLEAKP from the coding sequence GTGCCAATCGACGTTTCCAGTCTGCGCCAGAGCTGGCCCAAGCCGGCAAAGCCGCGTCCGATCGTGATCATCGGGGCCGGCGGCATCGTCAATGATGCGCATATGCCCGCTTATCGCCTTGCTGGGTTTCCGGTGGCGGGCGTTTTCGACCTCGACGGCGACAAGGCGCGCGCGCTGGCGGCAAAATGGGACATGCCGGCCTTTGCAACGCTGGAAGAAGCCATTGCCACGCCGGGCGCCGTCTATGACCTGGCCCTGCCCCCATCGGCGCATTTGAGCGTGCTGCCAAAACTGCCGGACGGCGCGACTGTGCTGTTGCAGAAGCCCATGGGAAGCGACCTGGCCGAAGGCAGCGCCATCCTCAAACTGTGCCGCGAGAAAAAGCTCGTGGCGGCGGTCAATTTCCAACTACGCTTCGCGCCGATGATGCTGGCGGTGAAGGACGCGATGGACAAGGGCCTGCTCGGCAAGCTGATCGACACCGAAGTGCATCTCAATCTCGTCACGCCCTGGGAGCTGTTTCCCTTTCTCAAGGGCATGGAGCGGGTCGAGATCGCCGTCCATTCCATCCACTATTTCGACCTGATCCGGGGGTTTCTGGGCAATCCCATTGGCGTGCATGCGCGCACCATGGGACACCCGACGACGGAACTGGCGCAGACCCGCACCTCGGCGCTGGTGGATTTCGACGATGGCGTGCGGACCACGCTGTCGATCAACCACAACCACCACTTTGGCCGGCAATTCCAGGACGCGAGCTTTCGCTTCGAAGGCACGGAAGGCGCAGCCATGGTCAAGCTGGGCCTGCTGCTCAACTACCCGCAGGGCGAAGCGGACGAATTGTGGATCGCCCGCAAGGGTCAGGCCTGGCAGCAGGTCGGGCTCAAGGGTGGGTGGTTCCCTCATGCCTTCATCGGCACGATGAGCAATCTTCAACGCTTTGCCAGTGGTGAGGATGAGGTGCTGGTCACTTCGGTCGAGGACGCCTGGCAGACCATGGCACTGGTCGAGGCGGCTTTCGTGTCCGCTGCTGCGCCCGCCACGCCGCTCGAGGCCAAGCCGTGA
- a CDS encoding CaiB/BaiF CoA-transferase family protein produces the protein MTDQNTPLLDGLVVVDLCQFLSGPYASLRLQDLGARVIKIERPDGGDLSRRLYLSDTEIGGDSTIFHAINRSKESLALDLKKPDDLAALRKLITQADVVLQNFRPGVIERLGLDYEAVKAINPKVVYASITGYGSEGPWMDRPGQDLLAQARSGVMWLNGDHDQGPVPFGLAIADMLAGAAIAQGVLAALVRRGLSGQGAHIETSLLEVLVDFQFEVLTTHLNDGKRVPKRSEFRSAHAYLSAPYGVYPTANGYVAIAMTPLPKLESLLGIAALGNYADPKSWFGHRDAIKRIIAEHVVTETTEHWLAILEPADIWCAKVLDWPELMESEGFKALDMLQTVTREDNVSIITTRSPLRVNGQRAKTDRAAPLVGEQSAQIRAEFGL, from the coding sequence ATGACTGACCAAAATACGCCCCTGCTCGATGGCCTGGTGGTTGTCGATCTTTGCCAGTTTCTTTCCGGACCCTATGCCAGCCTGCGATTGCAGGACCTGGGTGCGCGGGTGATCAAGATCGAGCGGCCCGATGGGGGTGACCTCAGCCGCAGGCTCTATCTCAGCGACACGGAGATCGGCGGGGATTCGACGATCTTTCACGCCATCAACCGCTCCAAGGAAAGCCTGGCGCTGGACCTCAAGAAGCCAGACGACCTGGCGGCGCTGCGCAAGCTGATCACCCAGGCCGATGTGGTGTTGCAGAATTTCCGCCCCGGGGTGATCGAGCGGCTGGGGCTGGACTATGAGGCCGTCAAGGCGATCAATCCGAAGGTGGTCTATGCCTCGATCACCGGCTATGGCAGCGAGGGTCCCTGGATGGACCGCCCGGGACAGGATCTGCTGGCGCAGGCACGGTCGGGCGTGATGTGGCTCAATGGCGACCACGACCAGGGACCGGTGCCGTTTGGCCTCGCCATTGCCGACATGCTGGCGGGTGCGGCCATAGCGCAGGGCGTGCTGGCCGCGCTGGTGCGGCGTGGGCTTTCGGGCCAGGGCGCCCATATCGAGACGAGCCTGCTCGAAGTGCTGGTGGACTTTCAGTTCGAAGTCCTGACCACCCACCTCAACGACGGCAAGCGGGTGCCCAAGCGCAGCGAATTCCGTTCGGCCCATGCCTATCTGTCGGCGCCCTACGGGGTTTACCCGACGGCCAATGGCTATGTGGCCATTGCCATGACGCCGTTGCCCAAGCTCGAAAGCCTGCTCGGTATCGCGGCGCTGGGCAACTATGCCGATCCCAAGAGCTGGTTCGGGCATCGCGATGCCATCAAACGGATCATTGCCGAGCATGTGGTGACAGAGACCACCGAGCATTGGCTGGCAATTCTGGAGCCGGCCGATATCTGGTGCGCCAAGGTGCTGGACTGGCCCGAGCTGATGGAGAGCGAGGGGTTCAAGGCGCTGGACATGCTGCAGACGGTGACGCGCGAGGACAATGTGTCGATCATCACGACGCGTTCGCCGCTGCGGGTCAATGGCCAGCGCGCCAAGACCGACCGTGCCGCGCCGCTGGTGGGCGAGCAAAGCGCACAGATCCGTGCGGAGTTCGGACTTTGA
- a CDS encoding extracellular solute-binding protein: MSTVLKGMTWRHPRGYDPMVATAKRWAEETGVRIEWDQRSLQDFETFPVEELARQYDLIVIDHPHVGQITKEGCLAPLDVAGREGERAEMAAQSVGQSYPSYDFAGHQWAFPIDAAAQVQVYRPDLLATPIKSWAEAGALAQDGLVILPMRAPHSLMSFFTLAANLGTPCHHSGDALIALADGVRVIEVLRQVTDHIAPDNYDMDPIAASEAMATGDRYWLMPLGYGYLSYALESFRPHRLKFADIAAAGTLGPVGSAIGGTGIAVSAFSQHRQQAIAYAYWVAGAETQSGLYAEAGGQPGHGFAWESEAVNAPVDGFYRDTRTTLEGGWLRPRHDGYMAFQDAAARRLNQGLLAREDAAGIVAAINQLFRESF, from the coding sequence TTGAGCACAGTTCTAAAAGGCATGACCTGGCGTCATCCGCGCGGCTATGACCCGATGGTGGCGACGGCCAAGCGCTGGGCCGAGGAAACCGGCGTCAGAATCGAATGGGACCAGCGGAGTCTCCAAGATTTCGAGACTTTTCCGGTCGAGGAACTGGCACGGCAATATGACCTGATCGTCATCGATCACCCCCATGTGGGGCAGATCACCAAGGAAGGGTGCCTGGCGCCACTGGATGTGGCGGGCCGCGAAGGCGAGCGGGCGGAGATGGCGGCGCAGAGCGTCGGCCAGTCCTATCCCAGCTATGACTTTGCCGGGCATCAATGGGCCTTTCCGATCGATGCGGCGGCACAGGTGCAGGTCTATCGGCCCGACCTTCTGGCGACGCCGATCAAGAGCTGGGCCGAAGCCGGCGCGCTGGCGCAGGATGGCCTCGTCATCTTGCCGATGCGGGCGCCCCACTCGCTGATGAGCTTTTTCACGTTGGCGGCCAATCTCGGCACGCCCTGTCACCACAGCGGCGATGCGCTCATTGCGCTGGCGGATGGCGTGCGGGTGATCGAGGTGCTGCGGCAGGTGACCGACCATATCGCGCCCGACAACTACGACATGGACCCGATTGCCGCCTCGGAAGCCATGGCGACGGGTGACCGCTATTGGCTGATGCCGCTGGGATATGGCTATCTCAGCTATGCGCTGGAGAGCTTTCGCCCGCATCGACTGAAGTTTGCCGATATTGCCGCCGCCGGCACCCTGGGCCCGGTGGGCTCGGCAATCGGCGGTACGGGCATTGCCGTCTCGGCCTTTTCGCAGCATCGCCAACAAGCGATCGCCTATGCCTATTGGGTGGCAGGGGCAGAAACCCAGTCCGGGCTTTATGCCGAGGCCGGCGGGCAGCCGGGGCATGGCTTTGCCTGGGAGAGCGAAGCGGTCAACGCGCCGGTCGACGGCTTCTATCGCGATACGCGGACGACGCTCGAAGGTGGATGGCTGCGGCCCCGGCACGATGGCTACATGGCATTCCAGGATGCTGCTGCCCGCCGATTGAACCAAGGCCTTCTCGCGCGTGAGGATGCCGCCGGCATCGTCGCGGCAATCAACCAGCTTTTCCGGGAGAGCTTCTGA
- a CDS encoding MaoC/PaaZ C-terminal domain-containing protein: MERPRHFEDYVLGELRKTYGRTITETDFVVHAGHTGDFFPHHMDAEAMKNSAWGQRIAHGTMTFAIGIGLTASEINPLAFSYGYERLRFPKPVFIGDTIHTELTITGLDDDPKRADHGRITEQVRVLNQRGEVVLACEHIYLAKRRG; encoded by the coding sequence ATGGAGCGGCCACGTCATTTCGAGGACTATGTGTTGGGCGAGCTGCGCAAGACCTATGGCCGCACGATCACGGAAACCGACTTCGTGGTGCATGCGGGTCATACAGGGGATTTCTTCCCCCATCACATGGATGCCGAGGCGATGAAGAACAGCGCCTGGGGCCAGCGCATCGCCCATGGCACGATGACCTTTGCGATCGGCATCGGGCTGACCGCCAGCGAGATCAATCCGCTGGCCTTTTCCTATGGCTACGAGCGGCTGCGCTTTCCCAAGCCGGTGTTCATCGGCGACACGATCCATACCGAGCTGACGATCACGGGGCTGGACGACGACCCCAAGCGTGCCGATCACGGGCGGATCACCGAGCAGGTGCGGGTGCTCAACCAGCGGGGCGAAGTGGTGCTGGCGTGTGAGCATATTTATCTGGCCAAGCGGCGGGGGTAA
- a CDS encoding TIM barrel protein: protein MSVSADRIAVSTWSLHRLLGMTYPHDLTTNDVGPMHETYGEGEESLLGLPSVLANHGYHRLEIVSFHLRSRDPIYLAELKDQLRIAEVKLQTLLIDAGDISDPEHSERDTRWIAGWVEVANELGAENARIIAGKQKPTRDALDRSIKALTALADGNAGSSVRLVTENWFDLLSEPAHVHYLLDRLEGRIGLLGDFGNWGGPNKYSDLRSIFSRAELCHAKASFIDGDLDESDYGACIRLAEGAGYRGPYTLIFDSEIPGEWNGLAAERDFILGLEE from the coding sequence ATGAGCGTCAGCGCCGATCGTATTGCCGTTTCCACCTGGTCACTGCACCGCCTCCTGGGCATGACCTATCCGCATGACCTGACCACCAACGACGTCGGGCCGATGCATGAAACCTATGGCGAGGGCGAGGAATCCCTGCTTGGCCTGCCGTCGGTGCTGGCCAATCACGGTTATCACCGGCTGGAGATCGTTTCCTTTCATCTGCGCAGCCGCGATCCGATCTACCTGGCCGAACTCAAGGACCAGCTGCGGATTGCCGAGGTCAAGCTGCAGACGCTGCTGATCGACGCCGGCGACATCAGCGATCCCGAGCATAGCGAGCGCGACACGCGCTGGATTGCCGGCTGGGTGGAAGTGGCCAACGAGCTGGGCGCGGAAAATGCCCGGATCATTGCCGGCAAGCAGAAGCCGACGCGCGATGCGCTGGACCGTTCGATCAAGGCGCTGACGGCGCTGGCCGATGGCAATGCCGGGTCGTCGGTGCGGCTGGTGACCGAGAACTGGTTCGACCTCCTGTCCGAGCCGGCGCATGTGCATTACCTGCTCGACCGGCTGGAAGGGCGGATCGGCCTGCTTGGCGATTTCGGCAATTGGGGCGGACCCAACAAATATTCGGACCTGCGCTCGATCTTCAGCCGGGCCGAGCTGTGCCACGCCAAGGCGAGCTTCATCGATGGCGATCTCGACGAAAGCGACTATGGCGCCTGCATCAGGCTGGCCGAGGGCGCGGGCTATCGCGGGCCCTATACGCTGATCTTTGACAGCGAGATTCCGGGCGAGTGGAACGGGCTGGCGGCGGAGCGGGACTTCATCCTCGGGCTTGAGGAATAA
- a CDS encoding PAS domain S-box protein, whose product MSVTPFKTATPALPRFERVDAMLARIVETAAVGMVVSRMSGRMVYGNRAFTTLLGHVIVDGGQHNILEVIHAEDRTMAQLQLKRLMAGEIEDYRGEHRFLHADGEPRWVSVAASLLRDDQDGSPAYLITQLTSIELQKKAEEALAHSESRLNFALESARQGVWDHDIVQDTMFYSRQWRVMRGIPPDEEVDGSQEEWLKRLHPDDLQHVLDNVDKQDKGDADLDALEYRERRRDGSYVWILSRGRPVEWDEQGNPTRTLGTDTDITRLKLVEQELAAEKERLRVTLASIADGMISTDETGHVVFMNPTAELLTGYTSEQAMGREVRSIFVVRDEVTGAVQPCPVAICLGQDMPVQLDGDMILVASTGSERDIRCTAAPVKTQAGKLDGAVLVFQDVTQSRALQRELAHSASHDDLTGLPNRAAFDRALNAAVRTAQDGRQHCLLYIDLDRFKPVNDTAGHAAGDALLRQIAQTIRGVCRSHDVPARIGGDEFAVVLNDCPGDGGRTVADKLVRAIGALVFHWAGRDYKVGASVGVTMVTDQPASSLGFMGEADAACYAAKARGRGMAVHFNDL is encoded by the coding sequence ATGTCCGTCACTCCGTTCAAGACCGCCACGCCGGCCCTGCCCCGCTTCGAGCGGGTCGATGCCATGCTGGCGCGCATCGTCGAGACGGCGGCGGTGGGCATGGTGGTGTCGCGGATGAGCGGGCGCATGGTCTATGGCAACCGCGCCTTCACCACGCTGCTCGGGCATGTGATCGTGGATGGCGGGCAGCACAACATCCTCGAGGTGATCCACGCCGAGGACCGCACCATGGCGCAGCTGCAGCTGAAGCGGTTGATGGCGGGGGAAATCGAGGATTATCGCGGCGAGCACCGGTTTCTCCATGCCGATGGAGAGCCGCGCTGGGTGTCGGTGGCGGCCTCGCTGCTGCGCGACGACCAGGATGGCTCGCCGGCCTATCTCATCACCCAGCTCACCTCGATCGAACTGCAGAAGAAGGCCGAAGAGGCGCTGGCGCATTCGGAGAGCCGGCTGAACTTTGCGCTGGAAAGCGCGCGGCAGGGCGTGTGGGACCACGACATTGTCCAGGACACGATGTTCTACTCGCGGCAGTGGCGGGTGATGCGCGGCATTCCGCCGGATGAAGAGGTGGATGGCAGCCAGGAGGAATGGCTGAAACGCCTTCATCCCGATGACCTGCAGCATGTGCTGGACAATGTCGACAAGCAGGACAAGGGCGACGCGGATCTCGATGCGCTGGAATATCGCGAGCGCAGGCGGGACGGGTCCTATGTGTGGATCCTGAGCCGCGGGCGACCGGTGGAATGGGACGAGCAGGGCAATCCGACGCGGACACTGGGGACCGATACCGACATCACCCGGCTCAAGCTGGTGGAGCAGGAGCTGGCGGCGGAGAAGGAGCGGCTGCGGGTGACGCTGGCCTCGATCGCCGACGGGATGATTTCCACCGACGAGACGGGGCATGTGGTGTTCATGAACCCGACGGCGGAATTGCTGACCGGCTATACGTCCGAGCAGGCGATGGGGCGGGAAGTGCGCTCGATCTTTGTGGTGCGTGACGAGGTGACCGGCGCGGTGCAGCCCTGCCCGGTGGCAATATGCCTGGGACAGGACATGCCGGTGCAGCTCGATGGGGACATGATCCTGGTGGCCAGCACGGGCTCGGAGCGAGACATCCGTTGCACGGCAGCGCCGGTCAAGACGCAGGCGGGCAAGCTCGATGGTGCGGTGCTGGTGTTCCAGGACGTGACGCAGAGTCGGGCGCTGCAGCGAGAACTGGCGCATTCGGCGAGCCACGACGACCTTACCGGCCTGCCCAATCGTGCGGCTTTCGACCGGGCGCTCAATGCGGCAGTCCGCACGGCGCAGGACGGGCGGCAGCATTGCCTGCTCTATATCGACCTCGACCGCTTCAAGCCGGTCAATGACACGGCCGGCCATGCGGCGGGTGATGCGCTGTTGCGGCAGATCGCCCAGACCATCCGCGGCGTGTGCCGCAGCCATGACGTGCCGGCGCGCATCGGTGGCGACGAATTTGCCGTGGTGCTGAACGATTGCCCTGGCGACGGTGGCCGGACGGTCGCCGACAAGCTGGTGCGGGCGATCGGCGCGCTGGTGTTCCACTGGGCGGGGCGCGACTACAAGGTCGGCGCCTCGGTGGGGGTAACCATGGTCACCGACCAGCCGGCGTCATCGCTTGGCTTCATGGGCGAGGCCGATGCCGCCTGCTATGCCGCCAAGGCGCGTGGCCGCGGCATGGCCGTGCATTTCAACGACCTCTGA
- a CDS encoding FAD-containing oxidoreductase encodes MTDSYDAIIIGAGQSGPFLAARLADAGKKVALIERRQLGGTCVNDGCTPTKTLVASARAAWAGRKASDFGVVIKGPVTVDMKAVKARKDKVVNASVKSLTDWLTGLKTLDYIKGTASFISPTEVKVGRRKLTAPQIFINAGASASVPDWPGIKQVPHLTNSSIMDLDTLPGHLIIAGASYIGLEFAHMYARFGSKVTVIDRNDRPANREDADISASIREILEAEGVTFLFNSTIEAVAKAGPGVLLSLLTGKKKSSVEGTHFLVALGRKPNTADLNIEAAGVELDERGYIPVDDHLRTKVPGIWAMGDINGRGAFTHTSYNDFEIVADNVIDNGKRSIAGRIPVHGLFIDPPLGRIGMSETEVRKAGIKALIATMPMTKVARARERGETQGLMKVLVDAKSKRILGAAILGIGGDEVVHSLLQLMVAGTPYTTMMETVHIHPTVSELIPTLLAGLKPLE; translated from the coding sequence ATGACCGACTCGTACGATGCCATCATTATCGGTGCCGGCCAGTCCGGCCCCTTTCTTGCCGCCCGCCTTGCCGATGCCGGCAAGAAGGTCGCGCTTATCGAAAGGCGCCAGCTCGGCGGCACCTGCGTCAACGATGGCTGCACGCCCACCAAGACCTTGGTGGCCAGCGCCCGCGCTGCCTGGGCCGGCCGCAAGGCCAGCGATTTCGGCGTCGTGATCAAGGGGCCGGTCACCGTCGACATGAAGGCGGTCAAGGCGCGCAAGGACAAGGTCGTCAATGCCTCGGTCAAGAGCCTGACCGACTGGCTGACCGGCCTCAAGACGCTCGACTATATCAAGGGCACCGCAAGCTTCATCTCGCCCACCGAGGTCAAGGTCGGTCGCCGCAAGCTCACCGCGCCGCAGATCTTCATCAATGCCGGTGCCTCGGCCAGCGTGCCCGATTGGCCGGGCATCAAGCAGGTGCCCCACCTGACCAATTCCTCGATCATGGATCTCGACACCCTGCCGGGTCACCTGATCATTGCCGGCGCCAGCTATATCGGGCTCGAATTTGCCCATATGTATGCTCGCTTCGGCTCCAAGGTCACCGTCATCGATCGCAACGACCGTCCCGCCAACCGCGAGGATGCCGATATTTCCGCATCCATCCGCGAAATCCTCGAAGCCGAGGGCGTCACCTTCCTGTTCAATTCCACCATCGAGGCTGTCGCCAAGGCCGGCCCCGGCGTCTTGCTGTCGCTGTTGACCGGCAAGAAGAAATCCTCGGTGGAAGGCACCCATTTCCTCGTCGCCCTCGGTCGCAAGCCCAATACCGCCGACCTCAATATCGAGGCGGCCGGCGTCGAACTCGACGAGCGCGGCTATATTCCCGTCGACGATCACCTGCGCACCAAGGTGCCCGGCATCTGGGCCATGGGCGACATCAATGGCCGCGGCGCCTTCACCCACACGTCCTATAACGATTTCGAGATCGTCGCCGACAATGTCATCGACAATGGTAAGCGCTCCATCGCCGGCCGCATTCCGGTCCACGGCCTCTTCATCGATCCCCCGCTCGGCCGCATCGGCATGAGCGAGACCGAGGTGCGCAAGGCCGGCATCAAGGCACTGATCGCCACCATGCCCATGACCAAGGTGGCCCGCGCCCGCGAGCGCGGCGAGACGCAGGGCCTGATGAAGGTCCTGGTCGACGCCAAATCCAAACGCATCCTGGGCGCCGCCATCCTCGGCATCGGCGGCGACGAAGTGGTCCACTCGCTGCTCCAGCTCATGGTCGCCGGCACGCCCTATACCACGATGATGGAGACGGTTCACATCCATCCCACGGTCAGCGAGCTGATCCCGACGCTGCTGGCAGGGCTCAAGCCGCTGGAATAG